The DNA window CGCTTGATCACCGGCGAACGCTCGTGGGATTTGCTGCCGGTGATCGCCGGGCACCCACCCACCCCAGAGCCAGAAGCAAGCCCTGCCGTCGAGCACGCCCCGGCCGCCGAGAGCTGATAAGTTCCGAGATCGATGACGGTCCCGCCGGAGCTCACGCAAGACCCCGCCGTGGTGGGACCGCTCGGCTCGCTGGCCCTCAGTGTGATCCGACCGCACACCTCCACCTTGGCGCTGCGCGCCCTCAAGTGGCATCGCGATCTCGAGCGCCTGGGCGTGCGTATGCCGCTGGCTGTGGCGCATGACCTCGGTTTGCTCCTCGCGTGCCCCAACGAGCAGCTCGAGCTGGTGCAGCGAGTCGAGACCAACGAGCTCGTGGCCGTGACCGGCGCAGCGCCCGCGCTGTTCGCCGGTTATCGACACATGATCGAAGAGGTCGCCGAGAGTGAGACCGCCCGCCGCTCGGGTTCACTGCGTCTCACCGACGACGTGATCGCCGTGCTCTTGGCCAAGCTGCTCGGGAGCATCGCTCGGCGGATACAGATTGCTCCGCCATACCCCACGGGAGTACCGCTCGACGCCGCCTTGGTCGACGGCATCGATGCCCAGCTGAAGACGCTGTTTGCAGCGATCCGTCGCGGCTTCGAGGTGGACGCCCTGACCCGTCTCACCGAGTCACGCCTGTACGTGCTCACCTTGGTCGATGCCATCGACCTCGACACACTCCAGCTCTTCGGCATGCTGGGGGGTGACGCTGGGGCTGGCGCCCTGGCACAGGTCGATCTCTTGGGTGTGCTCGGCGCGCCCGAGGCCAACGACGTGGTCGACTTCTCGCTCGAGATCTTGCCGAGTGTGCTCGAATCCAAAGCGCGCCCCGGGGCCAGCACCCACGCGGCGTTCGGGTACTCGGGCCTCGCGCGCAAGGGCAGCATCGACGGCCTGGTGTTGACGGAGCTCGCCTGGGACGAACAGGAGCTCATGCGGCGCATGGCCGACGACGAGGTGCTGTATTACGCGCGGGAGCAGGCCCAGGACGAAGCGCGACGGGTCCACCATTTCTTGGTCGACGCTTCGGCCAGCATGCGCGGCGAGCGGGCGACGTTCGCCCGCGGCATGGCCATCGCATCGGCGAAAAAGCTGCTCCTGGCGGGCGAGGACATCGTGTTCCGCTTCTTCGACTCGCGCCTGTACGAATCCCACCCGGCGCGCGCCGGCCAGCTGCCGATTGGTTACCTGCTGTCATTTCGCGGCGAACACGGGCGCAACCCCGCGCGCGTCTTCGCGGAGGTCGAGCGTGTCCTCGCGCTCGCCTCGACGCGCGACCCCCGCGAGCCCGTCGTGCACATCTTCACCCACGGTGCGCTCTACGTGCCGCGAGAGGTGATGGCGAGCATCAAGCGCCGCGCCAAGGTCTCGGCGTTGTTCATGCTGCCGTCGGGCGGTGAGCTCGATCTCGACTACCTCGACCTGCTCGACGCTCACTGGGTCGTGAGCCACGCCGCACTCGCCAGCCGTGCCGGGCGTGCCAAAGAGGCGCGTCGTATCCTCGGCACGCCCACACCCGTGCAAGAGGTCGCGTCGTGATCCGCCTGTTTGCCGGCCTCACCGCGCCGGCCTCGCTGGAGGACGCCTATTCGAAGGCGCGCCAGCAATCCGAGCGCGGGGACTACAGCAGCGCGCTCGAGACGGCGCTCGGGGCGCTCTTGGTCAGCCACGCCCGAGAGCAGAGTTACACCGCCCTGGCTCAACTGTTGACGGACGCGCTGGAGCGCAGCGGCGAACACCGCTCGGCGCTCAGCGTGGCCTGGTACACCAACGACCGCGGGCGGCAGTCACAACTGCTCGAACGCGTTCTGCCGGTGGACCGCGCCCGAACCTGGATGAAATGGGCGGACAGCGGCGCCGGGGATCCGGCGAAGCTCTGTGTGCAGGCCGCGCGGGAGCTCGAACGGGCGGGGCTCCTGGTGCGCGCCGCCGTCTCGTACGAAAAAGCCAACGACGTCAGCGCCGCGCGCGCGTTGTGGGCACGCCTGGGCGAGCTGATCGATAGCGAGCGGTCCGATCGCTACGCCGCCGGACTCTGCCGCTTCAATCTGGCACGAATGTGTCGCACGGCCGGCGATGCGCGGGGTGCACGCGAAGCCACCATCGCCGCGGTTCACCGGCTGGAAGAGGCCGCCGATCGCTTCGAGAGCATGGGCCAGCGCGAGCGCGCCTTCGACTGTTACCACGTGCTGATCGAGATCGGCTCTGCCACGGACACCTTCGAACACGTGCTCGAAGGCTGTGTGAACGCCATCCGGATCTTGACCGAAGATCATCTGCGATATCACGCGCTGCGTTTGTACGAACACTCCATCAAGCTCGCCAGCTTCGCAGGCGAGCACGCCGGGGCGGCCACCCTCTCGCGCGAGATGACCGAGTACGCACGGCGTCAGGGCCTGCTCCGGGTCGCCGAGCGCGGCACGCTCGAGCAAGCAGAGCTGTGGGCCACCGTCGCCAGGGAGACGGCCGAGCGCCAGGGGCCGACCCACCTGGTGGAGAACGCACTCCTGGCCAGCCTCATCTCCAGCGCCGAAGCCGGGCAATACACCCGGGTCGGGAAGCTGTACGAACAGCTGTCGAACCTCGACTCCGAGTCATCCCGACGACAGCACTACGCGCGTGCTGCGAAACGCTACCTGGGCGCCAAAGACACGCCGCTCGACCCGAGCTTGCGCGACGAGCGCCTGGGCGAGCACATCGGCCCACCGGACGTGTGGCACGTAGATCTGCTCGAGTGGGAGGGGCGCGGGAGTGCATCCGAGGCGTGTGCGGACGTGCTGCTCGATCCGTCCGAGGAGAGTGATCGCGTCACCCGGCGCACTTCGCTGGTCGCACGCCTCGCGGCGCTGGCGGCAGAGGGAGCAAAACCAGCGGAACAGCCCAAAGCCCTCGGTCTCGTCGCAGACCACCTGGCACCGATCGGTTTGTACGGCCTGCTCGCGGCCCTCGAGTCCCTGTTCGGGAATGACAACGTGTCCGTGCGACTATCCGCGGTCCGGGCGCTCTCGCGCTACTACTACAAACGCACGTTCGTCACGCTCGAGCGAGCGCTGGTCGACCCGAGCCCCGAGGTCGTCAAAGAGGCAGTGGCCGCGCTCGAGCGCCTGCGCTTCGACCACGCCTTCGACCCGCTCGCGCGCATCTACCGCAGCTCCACCCGCAGCGACGCTCGCCTCGCGGCCCTGCGTTCCATCGCCCGCATCGACGCCATGGAGGCCGCAGAGCTCGTGCTCGGTGTGCTGGAGCACGGCAGTCCCGAAGAGCGGGAGGCGGTCAGCAGCGCGATCAAGGCGGGGCGCGGCAATCGGTTCGTCGAGGTCGCACGAGCCGCCTTCCCCGACGCGTCGAAACAACTCAAAGCCACGCTGACCGACGTACTCCGCTCCCGCGGCATGCTGCTATGAGCCCACCAGCTCCGCTCAATCCAATTCCTCCCCCTTCCGCCTTCCTGTGAAATCTCTGCTTCTCCGATTCCGCCCAATCCCAAATCCTCCCCCTTCCGCCTTCCTGTGAAATCTTCTTCCTCGCCGCCCAGTCGTCACTCCCCCGCCAGCAGCGCCCGCAGCTTGTCCACGTTCGCGTGTTCACCAATCACGATGAAGTGGCTGCCGGCCTTGACGACCTGGTCGGGCAACGGGTTGTAGACGTACTGGCCGTCCGGCTCGTGCAGCGCGACCACCAGCAGATTGGTGCGGTCACGGATCGGAATCGTGCGCAGCGTGCGCCCAGCCCACTTGCTGCTCGCCGGCATTTCGACGAAGTCGAAGATCATGTCCTTGTCGACCCGCAGATGGTCGAGCAAAGCGGTGACCTTCGGTCGCACCAGCTCGCTGACCAGCCGATGCGCACCCACCCGATTCGGGCTCACCGTCGAGTCGGCGCCAGCACGCTTGAGCTTGCTCTCGTTCTCGATCTCGACGGCCTTCGAGATGATGCGCGCGTCGGGGTTGAGCGTGCGCGCAGAGAGGGTGATGAACAGGTTGTCGCGATCATCCGCCAGCGCAGACACGACCCCCGCCGCCCGGGTCACTCCGGCCTCGATCAACGTGTGATCCTCGGTGGCGTCCCCCACGATGTAGAGAAGACCGCCCTTGACCTCGTCGCTGAGTCGCTCGAGCAGAGCCTCGTCGCGATCGATGGCAACGAAGTCGCGCCGCCCGTTGGCCAGCTCTTCGACCACGTATTTTCCAGTGCGACCGCAGCCGGCCACCACGAAATGATTCTTGAGCGCTTCGATTCTCTTCTGCATGCGTCGTCTCCGAAACGCGCGTCCAATGACCCCCTCGATCAAGAGCGCCGTGAGGGTCGACTGGAAGAACGCGATCGCGGCCAGGCCGCCCATGATCAGAAATCCCGTGACCAGCCGCACTCCCTGGTGGCCGTACGCGCCGGGGAGCTCCGAAAAACCCACCGTCGACACGGTGTAGACCGCAAAATAGACGGCGTCCCAGAAGCTCCAGTCGCCGCCCCCGATCAGCCATATGCCGCCCGCGCCGACCACTATCACGAGGTTGAGCAGCAGCATGGCGGTGAGCACACGCCGGACGGACGGGTCGATGAAGTTCGCCATGTCAGCTCAGCGCTGCCCCAAGGGCGCTCTCCACGCTTGCATGCTGCCACACGTAACCCGCAGCCTTCATCTTTCCTGGCACCGCGCGCTGACCCGTCAGCAACGGCTCGGCGCCCTCGCCAAATCGCAAGCGCAGCGCCGCACCCGGCACCCGCAGCCACGACGGCCGCCCGAGGGCTTTGCCGATTGCACGAGCCAGCTCCGCCTGAGTCACCGCGCCCGGCGCGACGACGTTGACCGGACCGGTGATGCCGTCGTCTTCCACGGACCGCATCAACATCCCGATCACGTCGTCCACGTGAACCCACGAGATCACCTGCTCACCGCTGCCGATCGGGCCGCCCGCGAACAGGCGGAACGGCTTGGCCATCTCGTCGAGCGCACCTCCGCCCTTGCCCAGCACGATGCCCAAGCGCGCAAGGACGACCCGCACACCGGAGGACGCCGCCTCGAGCGCCTCACCCTCCCAGGCGACACACAGCCGGGCCAGGAAATCGCTCCCAGGAGTTGCGGACTCGTCGACACTCGATGCGCCTTCGCGCGCTCCGTAGTATCCGACTGCCGACGCCGAGACCAAGACCCGCGGCACCGGGGAGGCGGCGGCGATGGCCGCGACCAGCGCGCGGGTCGTGTCGACTCGACTCGACTCGATGCGCCGCTTCGCTTCGACCGTCCAGCGCACCCCCACGGCTTGCTCGCCGGTCAGGTGGACGACCGCGTCCACTTCGGAGAGCACGTCGCACCACGTGCCAGGCGCCGCTGCGTTCCAGACCACCGCGCGCAGGGGACTCGGAAACTCCGGGACCTGACGTTCGGAGCGAACGAATGCCGTTACCCGGTGCCCGCGCTCGGCGAGCGCGCCGACGAGCCGCCGGCCGATGAACCCGGTCGCTCCCGTGACAAGAACTCGAGTTTCGGCCAAGGCGCGTCGATTTGTACTTCTTTTTGGCGTCGGATTGGAGCGTGGCTGGACGGCGCAACGAATTGAGTCTACGAAATCGCCCATGAACAAGGCTTCGCTGCTCACTTTTGCGGCCCTCGCCGCGTCGACGACCCTGGGGTGCGCGGGCAAACCTGCTCCTCCGTTCGACACGCTGAAGACCGCAAACCTGACCGCCTTCCGCCTGCAGAACTTCGAACAACCGGTGACCGCACCGCAACCGGGCCAGCCGCAGGGCATGGTCCCCGGGCTCCCGCCCGAGATCAGCGCCTGGGTTCAGCAGGGCGCTCAAGGACTGCAAGCGCTGCTGCCGCCCGGACTCCTCCCCCCGGGCATGATGAACCCGCAACAGCCCATGGCCGCGCAGCCGGTGCAGGACACCACGCCGCGGTTCCACGGCTTTCGTATCCTCAGCCAGACTCAGGTCATGGATGAGGACCTCAAGGCAGAGCTCGGGAAGATCCTGGGCAAAGAGAGCAACTTCGACAACAACCACGCCGCGTGCCTGTACGCCGAGATGGGTCTCTCGTTCACCTCGGGTGGACCGTCGAACGACATGCTGATCTCGTATTCCTGCAATCAGGTCGCCGCCAAGACCTTCGCCTGGCCGCACCCCGCAACGGGCATGAAACCCAAGACCGTGCAGCAGCTCGCCGACGTGGTTCAGAACCTCTGGCCGCCGGGCTCGTGAGCGGCGCCGGGGAGGCGCACCAGCTCGTCGAGGGCGACCAGCTGGTTCTCGCGGCGCTGTTGCGCCTGCTGGTGCGGCTCGACGGGAAGTTCTCAGGCGAGGAACAAGAGGCCCTGGAAGATCTCGCCAGCGAGTTCGGTGAAAAATCGTTCTGGCAGCTGATGGACGAAGCGGGGCTCAAACTCCCGGACGAAGCGACCATCCACGCGGCCATCGACAAGGTCGACAGCCCCGACGCTCGGGAGCTCATCTACTCACTGATCTTGCGCGTGGCTCAGAGTGACTGCATTCAAGGTCGCGAGCAGGGCCTGCTCGATGCGCTTCGGAAGAGCTGGCAGCTCGACGAGCAGGGTTCGCCCTACCGCTGAGCGACGATCACGGCGCACCCCGGCGGATCAGCACGTTTCCGCTCGGGTCGAGGCCCGGCGGCACGACGAAGATCTGCTCGCCAGCCTCGGCGCTGGCGCACATTGCCGCCAGCCGCTCGAAATCCGACGAAGGGATCTTCTCCGCCACCGCAGTCGTGGGTTTGCGCGCCATCGCGGCGGACCACGCGTCCGAGTCCTCCAGGTTGCTCTCGTAGACGAAGCTCTTGGCGCGAAACTCGTGGGTGCCCGGCACCGATGACACGACGCGGAGCGGCCCCATGCGCGTGTGCACACGCACGGCAGGGCTGGCCCACTGCGCGACGCCGCGCAGGCGGCGCGCGCGCACCATCTTGAGCGTGAGCGCCTTCACCCAAGCGCTCGCGAGGATCTTCGGCACCAGGCTCAAGAGCGACACCCCGATGAACGTGCCGGGCTCGATGGTCGGAGCCGCGTAGTAAGCGGCGGCGATGGCAACGTCTTCGGGGCCCAAGCTCAGCCGCTTGCGCGTCGGCACGTCGAGAAAACTGCCGGGGCAGACCAAGAGCCCGATGGCGCTCGGCAACAAGTACAAATCCGAGAGCACCCAGCCGGGCAAGGTGAGGTCACCGGGAAATGCCAGCGCATTGGCGTCGCGGTACCGCTCGACCAAGCTCGGGTGTTGTTCTGCCGCGAAGTATTTGACCGGGCAACTAGCGGGTTCGAGATCGAGCGAGGCGGCGTTGTGTCGAGCGCCGAGGGCGGCGAGGGTCACGTCCGGGTGGCGACCAAAAAAGTCCCGCGCCAGCTCATCCATCGACCGGATCCTCGTCGATCGATCGGCGCTGAGCGGCGAGCGTGTTTTCTTCGGGAATGTGCAGGGCGGCATGCATTTCGGGCGCATGGCACACCAGGCAGCGCGACGCTCCACCCGCTTTTTCACACAGCTCCGCCATCTCGAGCGTCTCGACCTTCATGCCCAGCTGAGCCACGCGCGCCTTCACTCGCTCCGGCACCACACTCGGCGCGAGCCAGGTCTTGCCGACGGGGAGTCCATTGGTGGCGTAGGAGCGGATCTCCTCCTCCGTCACCGGTTCGATCCGGTCTCCGCCGAAGCGGTCGGCCAGGCGCTCGAAGCCGTCCCCCACGATCACGTTGGGGCAGACCAGCAGCTTGTCGACGGCAGGCAGTGGCAAGAGCGCCATGTTGCCGTGAAAGGCGGGTTGCCTGAGCTCGATCACCAGCACCTCACCGTCGAAGTGGGCGAGCGCCGCGCTCAAGCCCGCGCGGTCGGTGCGTCCGCCATGAAACAAGAGCCAGGTTCCGTCGAAACGCGCGACATCGCCCTGCCCCTCCCAGACTCCAGCGCCCGGATCGATCACCTCGAAGCCGAGGGTCGTTGCCAGCGGCTGCCAGGCGTTTCGTTCGTCGAGACGGTGCTCGGCGAACATCCGCGGCAGGAGGAAACGCGGTTTGTGCCCGGGAGCCCGCGGCGGGAGCGGGTGTCCGGCCTCGGCGGCGTACGGCAGCCCGCTGAGTCGTTCGTCCGCCGGGGGCAGCGCCACCACCGTCGCGCCGGCGCGTTCGATGGCCTCGGCGAGGGCGAGCCACTCTTTGCGCGCACGAAGCGGCGAGACCGCGGCGGCCTCTCGACTGCGAAAGTTCGCGCGCCCCCGCAGCGACCAGGTCCGCCCAGGGGGTGACATCAGGTAGACATCGGCGTTCGTCACGGCGCGGACAGTCTCCGATGACCGTCAGCCTGCGTAAAGATCGCGGCGCCCAGCCGCGTCAACTTGGCCGCCGGGTGGAACCCGCCGTACCGTTCCGTGGAGCGCATGAGGATCCCGGCTCGATGCTCGTTCCCTTGGTTGGCCCTCGTGTGCGCGAGCTGCGGAGGAGCGGGCCCGAGCGCGAACACTCCGCCCGAGCGAGCACCGGCGCCACCCGTGCCGACTGAAACG is part of the Myxococcales bacterium genome and encodes:
- a CDS encoding amidinotransferase, with protein sequence MSPPGRTWSLRGRANFRSREAAAVSPLRARKEWLALAEAIERAGATVVALPPADERLSGLPYAAEAGHPLPPRAPGHKPRFLLPRMFAEHRLDERNAWQPLATTLGFEVIDPGAGVWEGQGDVARFDGTWLLFHGGRTDRAGLSAALAHFDGEVLVIELRQPAFHGNMALLPLPAVDKLLVCPNVIVGDGFERLADRFGGDRIEPVTEEEIRSYATNGLPVGKTWLAPSVVPERVKARVAQLGMKVETLEMAELCEKAGGASRCLVCHAPEMHAALHIPEENTLAAQRRSIDEDPVDG
- a CDS encoding TIGR01777 family protein, with the protein product MGDFVDSIRCAVQPRSNPTPKRSTNRRALAETRVLVTGATGFIGRRLVGALAERGHRVTAFVRSERQVPEFPSPLRAVVWNAAAPGTWCDVLSEVDAVVHLTGEQAVGVRWTVEAKRRIESSRVDTTRALVAAIAAASPVPRVLVSASAVGYYGAREGASSVDESATPGSDFLARLCVAWEGEALEAASSGVRVVLARLGIVLGKGGGALDEMAKPFRLFAGGPIGSGEQVISWVHVDDVIGMLMRSVEDDGITGPVNVVAPGAVTQAELARAIGKALGRPSWLRVPGAALRLRFGEGAEPLLTGQRAVPGKMKAAGYVWQHASVESALGAALS
- a CDS encoding potassium channel protein, whose product is MANFIDPSVRRVLTAMLLLNLVIVVGAGGIWLIGGGDWSFWDAVYFAVYTVSTVGFSELPGAYGHQGVRLVTGFLIMGGLAAIAFFQSTLTALLIEGVIGRAFRRRRMQKRIEALKNHFVVAGCGRTGKYVVEELANGRRDFVAIDRDEALLERLSDEVKGGLLYIVGDATEDHTLIEAGVTRAAGVVSALADDRDNLFITLSARTLNPDARIISKAVEIENESKLKRAGADSTVSPNRVGAHRLVSELVRPKVTALLDHLRVDKDMIFDFVEMPASSKWAGRTLRTIPIRDRTNLLVVALHEPDGQYVYNPLPDQVVKAGSHFIVIGEHANVDKLRALLAGE
- a CDS encoding HEAT repeat domain-containing protein, giving the protein MIRLFAGLTAPASLEDAYSKARQQSERGDYSSALETALGALLVSHAREQSYTALAQLLTDALERSGEHRSALSVAWYTNDRGRQSQLLERVLPVDRARTWMKWADSGAGDPAKLCVQAARELERAGLLVRAAVSYEKANDVSAARALWARLGELIDSERSDRYAAGLCRFNLARMCRTAGDARGAREATIAAVHRLEEAADRFESMGQRERAFDCYHVLIEIGSATDTFEHVLEGCVNAIRILTEDHLRYHALRLYEHSIKLASFAGEHAGAATLSREMTEYARRQGLLRVAERGTLEQAELWATVARETAERQGPTHLVENALLASLISSAEAGQYTRVGKLYEQLSNLDSESSRRQHYARAAKRYLGAKDTPLDPSLRDERLGEHIGPPDVWHVDLLEWEGRGSASEACADVLLDPSEESDRVTRRTSLVARLAALAAEGAKPAEQPKALGLVADHLAPIGLYGLLAALESLFGNDNVSVRLSAVRALSRYYYKRTFVTLERALVDPSPEVVKEAVAALERLRFDHAFDPLARIYRSSTRSDARLAALRSIARIDAMEAAELVLGVLEHGSPEEREAVSSAIKAGRGNRFVEVARAAFPDASKQLKATLTDVLRSRGMLL